The stretch of DNA ggacgacagagccatctcaaaaaaaaaaaaaaaaaaaaaaaaaagactcccttGTAGTGAACTAAATTTTCCAAGATACTTGGTTATCATTTGgtttactaaaataataaatgactaaGGAGAGTTAAGACCATTATTTGTGGTATATTGGCCATAAGAAGTTTTCATCTGTCCTATGTTTTATACAGACAtgttaccaaaaaacaaaaacaaaaaaaaacgcaTTGCAGCATTTGCCACAGAAAGCATCCAGGTTTTTCTACTCATTAAAAAAGTGGCTAGGACTGATAATCTGTAGTGATCTTCCAGGTTTTGCTGCAGTGAGAAAACCATTACTGTTAAAAGCCTGCTGTCATACCACATTATCCTTCTCAACAAGCACTTTGTTACGATGGAAGTTCTCTTTGCAGTGAAGGCCTCCTTGCCTCCCTTGTCCTAAGTTAAACCTCTATTTCTAGAGTTAAGAATCATTAAAGACATGGAGGAGTTTGCACAACTGGTTGTGGCATGAACGATGGCatgtaattttataaatgtataaatcgtttttgaatttttttctctgctgatAAGGATGATTAAattcttcatgttttttctttgtatagaCTCCAAACCTTTCTAGACTTGTAGGAAATCTGTTGATGCATAATACAGTGGAAAGAATTATGTAATCTAATGTGCAAATAATCTACTGGAGGACATtggatataaaaatgttttcttaatgtgTTTTTCAGATGTCTGTGAGCTTATGAAATTGTTCTTTCCCCCACTTAATTTTAAGGCTTCTAGACTGGCTGAGCTGAGCGGTAGAAATTAATGAGGTAGAATGCTTGAGTTgaataaactggaagaaaatatctctCTCCAGTAAACCATTATTACTATAACAGAAACAATTTCTATAAACTCAGTTCCCAAATGGACATAAGCTTTAGTTGGGAAATGGTGCGATAATTGAAATACTATGTTAATAAAGAATTATAGgcaatataattttcaaaaaattagagaacagtagaatatatgtaatatagaCTATGCTGAACgtaattttaatgtttctttgacTCAAGTTATAGCCGTGTAGACATACTAGTTAAAAGtattatacataatttattgttttgtaaggtatttttaaaaattctcccaggccaggcttagtggctcacacctgtaatcccagggctttgggaggccaacacaggcagatcacctgaggtcaggaccagtctggctaacatggtgaaacctcgtctctactaaaaatacaaaaattagctgggtgtggtgggcaggtgcctgtagtaccagctactcgggaagctgagatggaaggatcacttgcacccaggagccagaggttgcagtcagccaagatcgtgccactgcgcttcagcctgggtgacagagcgagactccgtctcaaaaaaaaaaaaaaaaaaattctcccagtATTTACTGAATATGCTAAATTATATTAGTACCTCTCATAGTTCTCTGCATGTAGTAGTCATGTAGCTAAGTTCACTGAAGCCACAAACAAATTTGATATCCTTAAGGGAACAAAATTCTGATTGATTCTGATCTGTGTCTTTCAGAAAAATCACTACCAATATAATGGATTTTATATGTCAGATTGCTTTATTCTGGATATCATGGTAACAATACAGAAAGTATACATAACTTCCCATTTCTGCAAGTAGTCATGActgctgaagaaagaaaaacttaaagcTACGGCAGAATTATTTGGGTACCTTTTATGgaaattctgattttgtttttaatttttgataactTTTTACTAAAGGTATGAACACACAAAGAGCTTATTTTGTTAGGCAAATACACATTAATAAGAATGCCTAGAAGAGGACTGATTCTTCACACCCGGACCCACTGGTTGCTGTTGGGCCTTGCTTTGCTCTGCAGTTTGGTATTATTTATGTACCTCCTGGAATGTGCCCCCCAGACTGATGGAAATGCATCTCTTCCTGGTGTTGTTGGGGAAAATTATGGTAAAGAGTATTATCAAGCCCTCCTACAGGAACAAGAAGAACATTATCAGACCAGGGCAACCAGTCTGAAACGCCAAATTGCTCAACTAAAACAAGAGTTACAAGAAATGAGTGAAAAGATGAGGTCattgcaagaaagaaagaatgtaggGGCTAATGGCATAGGCTATCAGAGCAACAAAGAGCAAGCACCTAGTGATCTTTTAGAGTTTCTTCATTCCCAAATTGACAAAGCTGAAGTTAGCATAGGGGCCAAACTACCCAGTGAGTATGGGGTCATTCCCTTTGAAAGTTTTACCTTAATGAAAGTATTTCAATTGGAAATGGGTCTCACTCGCCATCCTGAAGAAAAGCCAGTTAGAAAAGACAAACGAGATGAATTGGTGGAAGTTATTGAAGCTGGCTTGGAGGTCATTAATAATCCTGATGAAGATGATGAACAAGAAGATGAGGAGGGTCCACTTGGAGAGAAACtgatatttaatgaaaatgaCTTCATAGAAGGTAATGTAAAAAATACGTTGGTCAATATTATATTAGTAAGACAAATGCTAGTATTGTATGCTGGTAACATAAGTCAGTCATTGTCCACAGTATTAAAACACTTAAAGTTTTCGCACTTCATTCCACCAAGAATTTTAAGTGGCCTTCTGGAAAAAGGTATAATGAGATCATAATAAAATTGGAGAATAAGGACTAGGGAAATAGAATAAAACAGCTCTTGTTGCATGTGTATGATTTATATTACTTATCTGATCTCggtgttttttatgtttttaaaaatgtgtaaactaAGACTCAAAACTTGAAAACcgtttgataaagaaaatattagtagACTCTTAGCTATTTTTCATATTGGAGGAAGGAGAAGTGTCTGTCTGAACAAGGGGtcataaatagtttaaaaagcaTATTTGGCATTTGGAAAAGTAAGGAAATACCAGTTTTCCTCATACATATTTCAGAAAGGGTATGGGATTTTTATGTGTCAAGATGGGATATGACTCAGAGGTTGAAGAACACTGCTATAAAATTTAAGATACTTATTGATTGATATTAACAGTAATAATTCTATATCCCTACCCGTCTCCTTTACACCTTTACACTCACTGCTAGACATTTAATTGCTGACTTaaaccattttgaaaataaatgtttcttgaaagTTCTCTTTGCTTGATTCTATAAACTGTATATCAcagtggtccccagcctttttggcaacAGGGACTGGTTTCATTGGTGACAATTTTTCCATGGGATGGTGAGGATGGTTTTGgggtgaaactgttccacttcagatcatctggcattagttagattctcatgaAGAGCGTGCAGTGTAGAttccttgcatgcacagttcacaacagaaTTTGCGCTCCTTTGAGAATCCAGTGcagccgctgatctgacaggaggcggagctcaggcgatAATGCTTGCCAGGCTCCCATcactcacctcttgctgtgcCACCTAGTTCCCATCAGGCCACGGACCAGTAGCGGTCTGTGGCCCGGGGGTTAGGGACCCCTGGTATAGCACATGTAGACTTTTTGACTCCAAATCATCATGGCCATCACTTGCTGCACGGTAGCATTATTATAATACACCGAGGCCTTTGGAGGCCATCAGGGAGGGCATTATGTTTTGCAGTGGCATTGCAGCTGCCTTTCCTTGTGGCCTCCTCTTTTTTCTGCTGTCACTTCCTGCCATTTTTGAtggattatttttctcaaaactcTTCTGATTTTTCTGCAAGCTCAGCTTTTTGTCTTCTCACTGTATGTTTGTAGCTTATGGCAGAATTGGAAGCTGTGGAGGAAATAACTAAGTAGCATGCGTAAAATGTCCTCACATCAGCTCTAACTAAAAAGAAAGGGAGCTTTGCCAGTTTTATATTCTGCAGCTCCTGCTTTTGTCTTATAACTCTCCTTGGATTCTGATACTTCAGGATTTTTCTCTACATGGAACATATTCTGTTCCTCACCTTTCCTCTGCTGTGCCACTGTCTGCCCACTGCAGGGAGAGTAATTACTAATAATTAGTAATGACAGCTAATTCCTATCCCTCTTCTAGACTTTAGCTCAGATATCACTCTTCTGAGAAGTCATCTGCAACCTCAAGTCTAAGACAGCAGTACTTCTGTGTGCTCTTGTCACCTGTACATTCATACTGCTTGTCACAGTATGTGGCGTTGCCCATTTCCAGGCTTATGCTTCCTACTAAACTGTAAGCCTCAGGAGGGTTGGGACCAAGTCTAATTTATTCACCTTTTTATACCCAGATATTGACTGAGTAACTCACACATCTGTAAGTCTAACCTTCTGTCTCCTGAGTGCCACACTTAAAAATCAGATTgcgactgggcacggtggctcacacctgtaattccagcactttgggaggccaaggcgggcagattatgaggtcgagagatcaagaccatcctggccaacatggtgaaaccccgtctctactaaaaatacaaaaattagctaggccacgtggtggcacatgcctgtagtcccagctactcaggaggctgaggcagaagaattgcttgaacctgggaggtggaggttgcagtgagccaagattgcaccgctgcactccagcctggtgacagagtgagactccatctaaaaaaacaaaacaatcagatTGCCTTGTAGATACTCATGCTTTTCTCTCAAAGGCATCTCAAATCACTGTGTTTATGTCTGtaccaatttttctttgtctgaCTTCACTCTAGTCAgtgattttatatgtgtgtatgtatgcacacatatatatacagatatatatatcacatagCACTCTACTgttattatttgtctatttttctgtctccttcactaGACTGGCCCTATCCTCAAAATTGAGACCACATGGCACTCTTTATATCACATAACTGACATGAAGGCACTAGATTTCTTTTAGTTGACCTAAACCAATAGAAATTTTGACTCTTGGGTCTAGATTTTAATATTGCTAGAagtaatgtctttatttttcatggttACCATATTGATAGGctctagtatttttaaaaagtcatatgtAAAAAGGAATAATTGTCATTCGTAGTATATTTTATAGATTGAATAAAATAACAGAacagtgaacttttttttttaacctttccttttcttttaagggAGTAATTGTTACTGATTGTGCAGTGGggataaatattttcacaaatagGTAAAAATCCTACGGGTCTGGTTTAATACCCTTGATGTTTAAGTGAGTAAAATCTGTCTTCCCGTTGAATTTGTAAACTTTGACATGGAGATGTCTTTGTTCCTAACCTTTAGGTTATTATCGCACTGAGAGAGATAAGGGCACGCAGTATGAACTCTTTTTTAAGAAAGCAGACCTTATGGAATATAGACATGTGACCCTCTTCCGCCCTTTTGGACCTCTCATGAAAGTGAAGAGTGAGATGATTGACATCACTAGATCAATTATTAATATCATTGTGCCACTTGCTGAAAGAACTGAAGCATTTGTACAGTTTATGCAGAACTTCAGGTAACTGTCAGGGGTTAACGATTCAGCTACATtctcctaaaaaaaaatcacattttactcAGATTTCCTTAATTTATCTTCACTGATTTTAATTACTTCGAATAATTTTATAGGCTTTagggaaactttatttttttatattctctctttttttaaagcatgtgtAGTGTATTGTGTTATAGACAATTTGAACTATGAAATAAATTGAGTGACACCTATTAGAAACTAAATTTGATGGCCTTGATAATTGTGAATTCATTTTAAGacaagttgaatttttaaaaaatcaactttactaaggtataatttacatgcagTAAAATCCACATATTTTAAGGATATGGGTatcatgactctttttttttgtttttgagacaaggtctcactctgtcacccaggctaggatGCAGTGGAGTGagcacagttcactgcagcctcaacctcctgggctcaagtgatcctctgcctcagcctctcaagtagctaggaccacaggtgcatgccatcttTTTTATTCTGTACAACTTTGTAGAGaggggatcttgccatgttgtccaggctgggatTTAATgtcttttgacaaatgtatacactcGCGAACCACCACTCCAATCAAGACATAGAATACTGGTGTCTCACAAGAAAATCCCCTTGagaatgatttcagttttttaactgaaatacatttagaaatacaaacattaaacTAAAAGTTGGAGAAAGTTATTTCATCTTGCAAAGCAGAGAATTTGTAAAGGTTTTTTTATGTTATcaaatttggatattttaaaatgctgaagggTTAAATAATTATCTACACATTATGAAAACTATTTGTGGAAAATGCTGCTTTTTGATTTAACAGTTTCCatgtttttaatactttaatatttttaatgttttagataCTTTGATATACTAGTTTTAATGCTTTGTGATCCTAGTCTTTATTCTCATATTGAAATTGTTGGATTTAAAAGGTTAATTAAAACTGTTCTGCAACTGAATGTCTGGCAGTCATACTTCCAAGTGAGATTTACTGTTCCAAATAGCTCACTTGAGATCTGATTTCctaaagcattttttttattgcctgtcttgGAATTACTTTCAAAGGCCACATTATTATTTACAGTAAGTAATCTCAGTCATGGCAAATATTATTCTTTAATGATAGTTATAATTTTTGGAATTAGCCAGTCTGAAGACAAAATGACTCTTAATCTAAAAgatcagtatttatttatttggttttgaaCCAATTGAGTTTATTTCCTTGAACAGCTTGTGATTTGCTTCTGAAAGCAATCCAAAAGCAAAAgttcaaaaaatgttttgaaatatggcAACAATGTCAGACTGCTTCCATGGGCCTCCAAGGGGTGCACCCATTCAGGCATAGATCTTGTGCCTTCCATAATTCATCAGTATTGCCACTTTTATGTTTACTATTGTGTCAGTAATGCCTCAGTTTCTTGTTAAAGCTTCATGTGGTTGCTTTCTGAATAAATAGTGCCTCATGTTTTCctgaataaactttatttttcacttctgttAGGGATGTTTGTATTCATCAAGACAAgaagattcatctcacagtggtATATTTTGGCAAAGAAGGACTGTCTAAAGTCAAGTCCATCCTAGAATCTGTCACAAGGTTGGTGAACCACATCCACAGCAAAGTCCTTGATATATAACATTGCtaaaagagaatttcagataTGTAATGagttaataatttttagtaactattatttaaaagttgGCTGAGCATATGGGTGGTTGTGGTGATGATAAGTTCCTCATTTCACATGCAACCCTAAATGACTCAACTTCCCTTCCCTGCTTACAGGCAGCTTGGCATGATCAGGATGCTCTCTCTGGCCCATTCACCTTCTGTGTATTTGCTGGTGCTTTCCCTTTGTTTAAATCTAATTCCTTCACTTTGACATAATCATCTTCTGaacttgtctctttttttgtcacctttctttccttccatttcctcaGGCTCCTTCTCCCCCTGCTAACAGTGCCAAGGTCTCCCATATCCTTAAGAAACTCCCACTCAACTCTGAAGTGCCCAGCCGCTACCATTACGTTTCTGTCCTTTCACAGCTCAACATCACAAGACAGTAGTTCATAACTAAGCAAGTCatacagtacctggcacatagtagatgctcagagGTTTGAATGGATGAATTGGTAATCCCTTAGTACTTAATTATTCTTTAGcttctcagtctttttctttctaaatcatgGGCCCAAAGATACGACTTAATTGCCAAATTCTTTTCTGTTActctttttcattgcttttttacCTTTGACAACCTAACCAGTATTTCCATCTTAAAATGTTCTTCTTATGTTTGTAAAATGtaactattttgtaaatataagtaTATGTAATGTAAACTATTAGGTTGATTATCATCTCTAACCGGTTACACCAACTCTATATCCTTTACTTGCTTCTTTACCTTTCTGCCAGTTGTGGCCATTTGCCAAGAGCCCAGATTTGATCAGCCGTTCTTCTCAAATCATTCAACTAACATTCATTGAGTCCTACCTACTGTGTTCCAGGTACACTGCTTGGGAGTCTGGCGTAGTTGGAAGAAGAGTGGGCATATATGGGTGAATCTGAGTCCCTGACCTGCAGGGATTCTCAGAGCCTTGATATATATAGACACGACTCACTGTCTTCCCCCTCCATACACCAGCTCCTCCTCCTGATGGCCCTCTATCAGTTCAGAGTAAAACCATTTTCACCATCCCCTGGGCATGACTTCTGAGAGCCACAGTCTTTTACTTATTCTTTGCCTCCAATTACCTCTAATCAGTTAGTTCCTACTTACTTCACAAgacctcttctctgtctcttccttgcTACTGCCACCACCCTAACCCTGGTTCCCCATTCCtccatttcttcccttcctctccctccttagTGTTTTTAGATCACCTACTAAGTGCCACGAGCTCACACTGGTAATACTGAAGTATTGTCAAGACACTTCTGTGGCAAATGGTGTAAACCTACCTTGAGCTTACTTAAGGAAAATAGGAGCAGTATTGAAGAATCTTGCATACCTCCCAGAAATAAAGGGATTGTTACAACCAAATTTggggaagaaaatcaaaacaactcTGGTTTCTCAGGGATTGGAACCAGAGACTTGAATACCATCAAAATTCTCTTGTCTCcttgtctgtttttctctgcATGTTGACTTCATTCTCCTGTTGCAGATTGGCTTCTTCCACATGGTGAGGGATATGACTGTTGGCGGCTCTGGGCTCACATCTTCTCAGCTTTGCCATCAGAGAGGAAAGAGCTTTCTCCCAGCTCCAGTTGAGAAAATCCCAGGGAAGGACATTTTGCCCACTCTTGAGCCAATCACTatggccaggtggggtgggggtaTTGGGACTGGCCCAGCTTAAGCCTGGTCCCCACCCCTAGGAAATTACTGTGGTTGGGGTGGGCAGAGAGTGAGGGGTATTCTGTGATCAGTGCCTCCACTTGATGCTGAGTATGTGGGGTGGCAGTGGGCAGTTTTCACCCAACAGAGGAGAGATTGATAATCCTTAAGATGGGGGAAAGAGTCTTAGGCACTCAGAGCACTTGGAGTCCATTCCATGCACTATTTGAGCCTTTTTTCCATCTCTCCATTACCCATTCTGTACTGTTGTAAGCATAATCCTcctaaaatgttacttttttgaTTAGGCTGCAGTAAGTGGTTCTCCAACTTCAGTGCCAGAGTTACCAGGAGGACTTGTGAAAATGTAGAAGCTTGGCTCCAGCCCTAGcatctgattcagtgggtctgggtgTAGTCTGAGAGTTTGCTTCTCTAACACGTTGCCACGGGAAGCTGATGCTGTGGGTTTGGGGGCCTCActgtgagaaccactgccctagcaGAAAAGCCCTGCTGATTCTCTTTACCTTTAGGATACTGACCGATTTCTTTAACCTTGCATGGGAGGTACTCTTCTGTCTGACTCTTCTCTCATTGTTCCCATTTTAAGATTCCTTTGACCCTTATCTCACTGTTCCCATTTTAGGGTCCTTTTGTACCAATCTGATTTGTCTGATCCCTTTTCTCTAAAATGCTTTCTACATTCTTACCTCTTTGCCTTTGGGAATAATTCTCTTGAATGACCTTTACGCTCACCACTGAATTCAACATTTTAACCAAGGCATAACTCACGTTCCACTTCTAACATCTTATTTAACTACTCCAGACATGAGCGATGTATTTTTTAGAActgctgttcattcattcattcagcaactatTTATTGAACTCCTACTCTATCAGGGGACACTGTCCGTAGTAacgaacaaaacaaaatccctgcTCCCACAGAGTGGAAGAGACACTGGAACAAACATATCTGACAATATAAAGGAAAACAGCTGAGGAAGAGGATGGAGATGAAGGACTGGGAGGTCGGAGCTGCTTCTCAAGTAGTATTAGGGAGGATCCCTCTGATAAGGGGACATGTGTGCAAAGACCCAACAGATGCAGGAGGAGAGTGATCTTTGTGTGTGTTATCTAATTAGAATGCATTATTTATTAACAGACATTACagctatttttccatttgtgtatttttcatctccCCAGAAGGTGTTTAAGATTCCAAAGGGCAGTGGCCACTTTAACACTTTTGGAGCCTCATACCACCAAAATGTGCCTCAAATGTGGGCATTTGGTGAATATCTCTCCCTGATGATAATCATACACATGAAGCTGGGATTTTCTTTCCCTGTGTGAATGTAGAACCaatataatcaaatatttgaagtgtaaaacatattttgtaagcTGTGTTGAAGGAAGAAAATTGGTAACTTTAAGTGGGACTTATCATTTGTTGTGTGTGCTTTCCTCATAGTGAGTCTAATTTTCACAATTACACCTTGGTCTCATTGAATGAAGAATTTAATCGTGGACGAGGACTAAATGTGGGTGCCCGAGCTTGGGACAAGGGAGAGGTCTTGATGTTTTTCTGTGATGTTGATATCTATTTCTCAGCCGAATTCCTTAACAGCTGCCGGTTAAATGCTGAGCCAGGTGCGTAAAATGTTGGTAGATGAGCTGACTATAGAATTTAGAACAGTGTCGGCATGTCCTATAGTTTGAATCAAGTGATTTTGAGGGAGAAGTTTCAGTTAAAccccagtattttttttaagttatattagGCATAATGTAACTGGAATACTAAATAGGAAATTGAAAATTTGACCCTTTGAAATTCATATCCTTTGTTCTCTTGGGTCCAACTTCCAGTGACTACATTTGAAGTCAAATAAAGAAATGCAGAGGAACAGGATATCTACAAATtgatgaggcaggaggaatgcagGTCGAAAAAGAGCTAAGCAGATGGTATGGAGATGTGTGTGAGTCTGAAGCACTCAGCTTTGGGCATATAGTGTCCATACATGCAAACATACCCccgtgcatgtgtgcacacacactcacatggaAGTCTAGATGCAGGTAGTGCTTGGTCTCCAGACTGCATTTTGAggtattttactatattttgctttaagttgtagatattttttgaaaattaatgagatagctgggtgcagtggctcttgcctgtaatcccagcacttcgggaggctgaggcaggtggatcatgaggtcaagagattgagacaatcctgaccaacatggtgaaaccccgtctctactaaaaatacaaaaattagctaggcatggtggcacacgcctgtagtcccagctactcaggaggttgagcagaagaattgcttgaacctaggaggcagaggttgcagtaagccaagatctcgccactgcactccagcctggtgacagagtgagactccatctcaaaaaaaaaaaaaaaaaaaattaatgagaagatgacatttttttaaatcaaattttaaatgctttttagttcattttaaaaaattaaaagtattaaagaggccaggcacggtggctcaccgcctgtaatcccaccactttgggaggctgaggcgggtggatcatgaggtcaggagatcgagaccatcctggctaacatggtgaaaccccgtctctactaaaaatacaaaaaaagttagccgggcgtggtggtgggcgcctgtagtaccagctactcaggaggctgaggcaggaaaatggcatgagcCAAggggacagagcttgcagtgagccgagatcgcaccactgcactccagcctggatgacagggcgacactccatctcaaaaaaaaaaaaaaaaaagcattaaagaaTCTCAGCAGGATGAGTAAGTTCAGGAAATCTATTATACAAacgtgactatagttaataataatatattgtatacttacGAATTGCTAAGccagtaacattaaaaaaaatgttcttaccaccaaaaaaaaacatgttaattatgtgaggtgatggatatggttattagcttgatttagtcatttcACAATACATGAATGTagcaaaacatcatgttgtacaccatttTTGTTagtaaattagaaaaacattgtGGGGGCGCTGCtgagcacagtagctcacaccttaatcccagcaccttgggagtctgagacaggaggagCACTTgtgcgcaggagttcaagaccagcctaggcaacatagcgagacctcatctttaaaaataaaatttttggctgggcacagtaggtAAATGCTTTTTAGctcatttaaaagaattaaaagtattaaagaggccaggtgtggtggctcatgcctataaacccagcactttgggaggccgaggcaggcggatcaactgaggtcaggagttcgagaccagcctggccaacatggtgaaaccccatctctgttaaaaatacacaatttgcctggcgtggtggcttgctcctgtaatcccagttactcttgaggctgaggcagaagaattgcttgaacctgggaggcggaggttgcaatgagctgagatcgccagcctgggcaacagagcaagactccgtcccaaaaaataaaaataaaaaattt from Papio anubis isolate 15944 chromosome 11, Panubis1.0, whole genome shotgun sequence encodes:
- the CSGALNACT2 gene encoding chondroitin sulfate N-acetylgalactosaminyltransferase 2 isoform X3, whose product is MPRRGLILHTRTHWLLLGLALLCSLVLFMYLLECAPQTDGNASLPGVVGENYGKEYYQALLQEQEEHYQTRATSLKRQIAQLKQELQEMSEKMRSLQERKNVGANGIGYQSNKEQAPSDLLEFLHSQIDKAEVSIGAKLPSEYGVIPFESFTLMKVFQLEMGLTRHPEEKPVRKDKRDELVEVIEAGLEVINNPDEDDEQEDEEGPLGEKLIFNENDFIEGYYRTERDKGTQYELFFKKADLMEYRHVTLFRPFGPLMKVKSEMIDITRSIINIIVPLAERTEAFVQFMQNFRDVCIHQDKKIHLTVVYFGKEGLSKVKSILESVTRFIKRILAFGEILALE
- the CSGALNACT2 gene encoding chondroitin sulfate N-acetylgalactosaminyltransferase 2 isoform X4 is translated as MPRRGLILHTRTHWLLLGLALLCSLVLFMYLLECAPQTDGNASLPGVVGENYGKEYYQALLQEQEEHYQTRATSLKRQIAQLKQELQEMSEKMRSLQERKNVGANGIGYQSNKEQAPSDLLEFLHSQIDKAEVSIGAKLPSEYGVIPFESFTLMKVFQLEMGLTRHPEEKPVRKDKRDELVEVIEAGLEVINNPDEDDEQEDEEGPLGEKLIFNENDFIEGYYRTERDKGTQYELFFKKADLMEYRHVTLFRPFGPLMKVKSEMIDITRSIINIIVPLAERTEAFVQFMQNFRDVCIHQDKKIHLTVVYFGKEGLSKVKSILESVTRLASSTW
- the CSGALNACT2 gene encoding chondroitin sulfate N-acetylgalactosaminyltransferase 2 isoform X5, translated to MPRRGLILHTRTHWLLLGLALLCSLVLFMYLLECAPQTDGNASLPGVVGENYGKEYYQALLQEQEEHYQTRATSLKRQIAQLKQELQEMSEKMRSLQERKNVGANGIGYQSNKEQAPSDLLEFLHSQIDKAEVSIGAKLPSEYGVIPFESFTLMKVFQLEMGLTRHPEEKPVRKDKRDELVEVIEAGLEVINNPDEDDEQEDEEGPLGEKLIFNENDFIEGYYRTERDKGTQYELFFKKADLMEYRHVTLFRPFGPLMKVKSEMIDITRSIINIIVPLAERTEAFVQFMQNFRDVCIHQDKKIHLTVVYFGKEGLSKVKSILESVTR
- the CSGALNACT2 gene encoding chondroitin sulfate N-acetylgalactosaminyltransferase 2 isoform X1, producing MPRRGLILHTRTHWLLLGLALLCSLVLFMYLLECAPQTDGNASLPGVVGENYGKEYYQALLQEQEEHYQTRATSLKRQIAQLKQELQEMSEKMRSLQERKNVGANGIGYQSNKEQAPSDLLEFLHSQIDKAEVSIGAKLPSEYGVIPFESFTLMKVFQLEMGLTRHPEEKPVRKDKRDELVEVIEAGLEVINNPDEDDEQEDEEGPLGEKLIFNENDFIEGYYRTERDKGTQYELFFKKADLMEYRHVTLFRPFGPLMKVKSEMIDITRSIINIIVPLAERTEAFVQFMQNFRDVCIHQDKKIHLTVVYFGKEGLSKVKSILESVTSESNFHNYTLVSLNEEFNRGRGLNVGARAWDKGEVLMFFCDVDIYFSAEFLNSCRLNAEPGKKVFYPVVFSLYNPAIVYANQEVPPPVEQQLVHKKDSGFWRDFGFGMTCQYRSDFLTIGGFDMEVKGWGGEDVHLYRKYLHGDLIVIRTPVPGLFHLWHEKRCADELPPEQYRMCIQSKAMNEASHSHLGMLVFREEIETHLHKQAYRTNSEAVG
- the CSGALNACT2 gene encoding chondroitin sulfate N-acetylgalactosaminyltransferase 2 isoform X2 — encoded protein: MPRRGLILHTRTHWLLLGLALLCSLVLFMYLLECAPQTDGNASLPGVVGENYGKEYYQALLQEQEEHYQTRATSLKRQIAQLKQELQEMSEKMRSLQERKNVGANGIGYQSNKEQAPSDLLEFLHSQIDKAEVSIGAKLPSEYGVIPFESFTLMKVFQLEMGLTRHPEEKPVRKDKRDELVEVIEAGLEVINNPDEDDEQEDEEGPLGEKLIFNENDFIEGYYRTERDKGTQYELFFKKADLMEYRHVTLFRPFGPLMKVKSEMIDITRSIINIIVPLAERTEAFVQFMQNFRDVCIHQDKKIHLTVVYFGKEGLSKVKSILESVTSESNFHNYTLVSLNEEFNRGRGLNVGARAWDKGEVLMFFCDVDIYFSAEFLNSCRLNAEPGKKVFYPVVFSLYNPAIVYANQEVPPPVEQQLVHKKDSGFWRDFGFGMTCQYRSDFLTIVLILQVDLTWK